A single genomic interval of Streptomyces sp. 1222.5 harbors:
- a CDS encoding bifunctional o-acetylhomoserine/o-acetylserine sulfhydrylase, translating into MSTQPDTADSAAWSFETRQVHAGAVPDPTTGARATPIYQTTSFVFQDTRHAADLFSLAEPGNIYTRIHNPTQDVFEQRIAALEGGVAAVALSSGQAAETLAILTLAGAGDHIVSSTSLYGGTYNLFRHTLPRLGVEVSFVDDPDDAEAWRAAIRPNTKALFAESLGNPRGDVLDVRAVADVAHAAGLPLIVDNTVPTPYLLRPLEHGADIVVHSATKFLGGHGTAVAGVVVDGGTFDFGAHADRFPDFTEPDPSYHGLRYWPALGPGAFAVKLRVQLLRDLGPALSPHSAFLLLQGVETLSLRIERHTANAQALAEWLERRDEVAVVHYAGLESSKWYEAGRKYLPRGAGAIVSFELRGGVEAGKRFVDAVELFSHLANIGDVRSLIIHPASTTHSQLDEEQLAATGTAPGLVRLSVGIENLADLKADLEAGFRAAKGA; encoded by the coding sequence ATGAGCACGCAGCCCGACACCGCCGACAGCGCCGCCTGGTCCTTCGAGACCAGGCAGGTCCACGCCGGGGCGGTGCCCGATCCGACGACCGGCGCCCGGGCCACACCCATCTACCAGACGACGTCCTTCGTCTTCCAGGACACCCGGCACGCGGCCGACCTGTTCTCGCTGGCCGAGCCGGGCAACATCTACACCCGCATCCACAACCCGACCCAGGACGTGTTCGAGCAGCGGATCGCCGCGCTGGAGGGCGGGGTGGCCGCGGTGGCGCTGTCCTCCGGGCAGGCCGCGGAGACCCTGGCGATCCTGACCCTGGCGGGCGCCGGCGACCACATCGTCTCCAGCACCTCCCTGTACGGCGGCACGTACAACCTGTTCCGGCACACCCTGCCCCGGCTCGGCGTCGAGGTGTCCTTCGTGGACGACCCGGACGACGCCGAGGCCTGGCGGGCGGCGATCCGGCCGAACACCAAGGCCCTGTTCGCCGAGTCGCTGGGCAACCCGCGCGGCGACGTCCTCGACGTGCGGGCGGTGGCCGACGTGGCCCATGCGGCGGGCCTGCCGCTGATCGTGGACAACACCGTGCCGACCCCCTATCTGCTGCGGCCCCTGGAACACGGCGCGGACATCGTCGTGCACTCGGCGACCAAGTTCCTCGGCGGGCACGGCACCGCCGTCGCCGGTGTGGTGGTGGACGGCGGAACCTTCGACTTCGGGGCGCACGCCGACCGCTTCCCGGACTTCACCGAGCCCGACCCCAGCTACCACGGCCTGCGGTACTGGCCGGCGCTCGGTCCGGGCGCGTTCGCCGTCAAGCTGCGGGTGCAGCTGCTGCGCGACCTCGGCCCGGCGCTCTCCCCGCACTCGGCGTTCCTGCTGCTCCAGGGCGTGGAGACGCTGAGCCTGCGGATCGAGCGGCACACCGCCAACGCGCAGGCGCTCGCCGAGTGGCTGGAGCGGCGCGACGAGGTCGCCGTCGTCCACTACGCGGGTCTGGAGTCCAGCAAGTGGTACGAGGCGGGGCGGAAGTACCTGCCGCGCGGAGCCGGCGCGATCGTCTCCTTCGAGCTGCGCGGCGGGGTCGAGGCGGGCAAGCGCTTCGTGGACGCCGTGGAGCTGTTCAGCCATCTGGCGAACATCGGTGACGTGCGCAGCCTGATCATCCATCCGGCGTCCACCACGCACAGCCAGCTGGACGAGGAGCAGCTGGCGGCGACCGGCACCGCGCCCGGCCTGGTGCGGCTGTCGGTGGGCATCGAGAACCTGGCCGACCTCAAGGCGGACCTGGAGGCCGGGTTCCGCGCGGCCAAGGGTGCGTAG
- a CDS encoding homoserine O-acetyltransferase has product MSTAAAAGPAFPAATGAWREGDPPGRRQWYAAEKPLPLETGGELPGVRLAFETWGQLAPDRSNAVLVLHALTGDSHARGPAGPGHPTPGWWDALVGPGRALDTDRWFVVAPNVLGGCQGSTGPASARPGGDRAWGGAFPFLTQRDQVAAEAQLADALGIGRWALVAGGSMGGMRAVEWAVSYPERTGALLLLATTAAASAEQIAWAGIQLHAVRGDPHWQGGDYHGSGRGPHAGLGLARRLAHVTYRSEPELGARFGRFPQGSEDPWRGGRYQVESYLDHHAAKLVRRFDAASYAVLTEAMNAHDVGRDRGGTRAALARVTAPTLVAGVDSDRLYPLAQQRELAALIPGAGDRPRVVESPYGHDGFLIETEQVAPMVRELLP; this is encoded by the coding sequence GTGAGCACGGCCGCGGCCGCCGGGCCCGCCTTCCCGGCGGCCACCGGCGCCTGGCGTGAGGGGGATCCGCCCGGGCGGCGGCAGTGGTACGCCGCCGAGAAGCCGTTGCCACTGGAGACGGGCGGTGAACTGCCGGGCGTACGGCTGGCGTTCGAGACCTGGGGGCAGCTCGCGCCCGACCGTTCCAACGCGGTCCTGGTGCTGCACGCCCTCACCGGGGACAGTCATGCCCGCGGTCCGGCCGGCCCGGGCCATCCCACGCCGGGCTGGTGGGACGCGCTGGTCGGGCCGGGACGGGCGCTGGACACCGACCGCTGGTTCGTGGTCGCGCCCAACGTGCTCGGCGGCTGCCAGGGCAGCACCGGCCCCGCCTCCGCGCGCCCGGGCGGTGACCGGGCCTGGGGCGGCGCCTTCCCGTTCCTCACCCAGCGGGACCAGGTCGCGGCGGAGGCCCAGCTCGCGGACGCGCTCGGCATCGGCCGGTGGGCGCTGGTCGCCGGCGGTTCGATGGGCGGGATGCGGGCCGTGGAGTGGGCCGTGTCGTACCCGGAGCGGACCGGCGCGCTGCTGCTGCTCGCCACGACGGCGGCGGCGAGCGCGGAGCAGATCGCCTGGGCCGGCATCCAGCTGCACGCCGTGCGCGGCGACCCGCACTGGCAGGGCGGCGACTACCACGGCAGCGGCCGGGGACCGCACGCGGGCCTCGGCCTGGCCCGCCGGCTCGCCCATGTCACCTACCGCAGCGAGCCGGAGCTCGGGGCACGCTTCGGCCGGTTCCCGCAGGGGTCGGAGGACCCGTGGCGCGGCGGCCGGTACCAGGTGGAGTCGTATCTCGACCATCACGCGGCCAAGCTGGTCCGCCGCTTCGACGCGGCCAGTTACGCCGTCCTGACCGAGGCGATGAACGCGCACGACGTCGGCCGGGACCGGGGCGGCACACGCGCCGCCCTCGCCCGGGTGACCGCGCCCACCCTGGTGGCCGGCGTCGACTCCGACCGGCTCTACCCCCTCGCCCAGCAGCGGGAACTGGCCGCGCTGATCCCGGGCGCGGGGGACCGGCCGCGGGTGGTGGAGTCGCCGTACGGGCACGACGGGTTCCTGATCGAGACGGAGCAGGTGGCCCCGATGGTGCGGGAACTGCTGCCCTGA
- a CDS encoding N-formylglutamate amidohydrolase has translation MTRTVPSFELLPGAAESPVLLHVPHSARAVPAEVRAGIVLDDAGLERELDHITDAHTAELAERAAALAGVTPWRFVNRLSRLVVDPERFPDEREEMLAVGMGAVYTRTTHRAELRSATADPGPLLERYFRPYARAMTEAVADRLAATGRAVIVDVHSYPAEPLPYELHAAGPRPPVCLGTDAFHTPGRLTEAARKAFAGCGETGLDSPFAGTYVPLEFYGRDARVGALMVEIRRDTYMAEPGGPAGPGLERLATALAALVDAV, from the coding sequence GTGACCCGGACCGTCCCGTCGTTCGAACTCCTTCCCGGCGCCGCCGAGTCACCGGTGCTGCTGCACGTGCCGCACTCGGCGCGGGCCGTCCCGGCGGAGGTCCGCGCCGGGATCGTGCTGGACGACGCCGGGCTGGAACGGGAGCTGGACCACATCACGGACGCCCACACCGCCGAGCTCGCCGAGCGGGCGGCCGCCCTGGCCGGAGTCACTCCCTGGCGGTTCGTGAACCGGCTGTCGCGGCTGGTGGTGGATCCGGAGCGGTTCCCGGACGAGCGGGAGGAGATGCTCGCCGTGGGCATGGGCGCCGTGTACACGCGGACCACGCACCGCGCCGAGCTGCGGAGCGCGACCGCCGATCCCGGGCCGCTGCTGGAACGGTACTTCCGGCCGTACGCGCGCGCCATGACCGAGGCGGTCGCGGACCGGCTGGCCGCGACCGGCCGGGCGGTGATCGTCGACGTGCACTCGTATCCGGCGGAGCCGCTGCCCTACGAGCTGCACGCGGCCGGACCGCGGCCGCCGGTGTGCCTGGGCACGGATGCCTTCCACACCCCCGGCAGGCTGACCGAGGCCGCGCGCAAGGCCTTCGCCGGATGCGGGGAGACGGGACTGGACAGCCCGTTCGCCGGGACGTACGTACCGCTGGAGTTCTACGGCCGGGACGCGCGGGTCGGCGCGCTCATGGTGGAGATCCGGCGGGACACCTACATGGCGGAGCCGGGCGGACCGGCCGGGCCGGGGCTCGAACGGCTCGCCACGGCACTGGCGGCACTCGTCGACGCCGTCTGA
- a CDS encoding cytochrome P450 encodes MTTVETTLTGPDREPVPAAPPPVRDWPACDLDGTAFDPVLAGFMREGPLTRIRLPHGEGWAWLATRYEDVRLITNDPRFGRAEVTRRQVTRMAPNFAPRPGSLAWADQPDHNRLRKAVAGAFTVSAAKRLRPRAQAVLDELVDGVVADGPPTDLVERVLEPFPLTVVSEVMGVPAADRERVHAWTRQIISTSGGPEAAGQAKTGLYGWIAATVRARAHSTDEDVYALLGRAVLRGEIAEEEAVGLAGPLQIGGEAVTHNCGQMLYLMLTRPELMERMRTRPEARGPLLDELLRHIPHRSSVGLARIAREDVEVAGRLIAAGEPVYVSYLAANRDPAVFPDPERIDPDRDPNPHLAFGNGPHYCTGAVLARLQTELLVDTLLDRLPGLRLAVPPEQVRWRQKTMIRGPRTLPVTW; translated from the coding sequence ATGACGACCGTGGAGACCACGCTCACCGGACCGGACCGGGAGCCGGTACCGGCCGCGCCGCCGCCCGTACGGGACTGGCCCGCGTGCGACCTGGACGGGACGGCGTTCGACCCGGTCCTCGCCGGTTTCATGCGCGAGGGCCCGCTGACCCGGATCCGGCTGCCGCACGGCGAGGGCTGGGCGTGGCTGGCGACCCGCTACGAGGACGTCCGGCTGATCACGAACGATCCGCGGTTCGGCCGGGCCGAGGTCACCCGCCGTCAGGTCACCCGGATGGCGCCGAACTTCGCGCCCCGGCCGGGCTCCCTGGCCTGGGCCGACCAGCCCGACCACAACCGGCTGCGCAAGGCCGTCGCCGGCGCCTTCACGGTGAGCGCCGCCAAGCGGCTGCGGCCCCGGGCGCAGGCCGTCCTGGACGAGCTCGTGGACGGCGTGGTCGCGGACGGCCCGCCCACCGACCTGGTCGAGCGGGTGCTGGAGCCGTTCCCGCTCACGGTCGTCAGCGAGGTGATGGGCGTGCCCGCCGCCGACCGGGAGCGGGTGCACGCCTGGACCCGGCAGATCATCTCCACCTCCGGTGGGCCCGAGGCCGCGGGTCAGGCCAAGACCGGCCTGTACGGCTGGATCGCCGCCACCGTGCGGGCCCGGGCCCACAGCACCGACGAGGACGTGTACGCCCTGCTCGGCCGTGCCGTGCTGCGCGGGGAGATCGCCGAGGAGGAGGCCGTCGGACTCGCCGGGCCGTTGCAGATCGGCGGCGAGGCCGTCACCCACAACTGCGGGCAGATGCTGTACCTGATGCTCACCCGGCCGGAGCTGATGGAGCGGATGCGGACGCGCCCCGAGGCACGCGGCCCCCTGCTGGACGAGTTGCTGCGCCACATCCCGCACCGCAGCAGCGTCGGACTCGCCCGGATCGCGCGGGAGGACGTCGAGGTCGCCGGCCGGCTGATCGCCGCGGGCGAGCCGGTCTACGTCTCCTACCTCGCCGCCAACCGCGACCCGGCCGTCTTCCCCGACCCGGAACGTATCGATCCGGACCGGGACCCGAACCCGCACCTGGCGTTCGGCAACGGCCCGCACTACTGCACCGGCGCGGTCCTCGCCCGGCTCCAGACCGAGCTGCTGGTGGACACGCTGCTGGACCGGCTGCCCGGGCTGCGGCTCGCCGTACCGCCGGAGCAGGTGCGGTGGCGGCAGAAGACGATGATCCGGGGACCGCGGACGCTGCCGGTCACGTGGTGA
- a CDS encoding RNA polymerase sigma factor: protein MTAGTLRSTAYDDLPYTRGGAVDRTEVGALVRSAVDGDAAAWKALVEGLSPLVWSVVRAHRLSDADGHEVYQTVWFRFAQHLGRIREPDKAGSWLASTARHECLKVLKGLARLTVTDDPLLLDRASEDRTPEQTLIDSEEAADRAERVRLLWQELDQLGDRCRQLLRVLVASPPPSYVEISAALGIAVGSIGPLRQRCLRRLRARMDARGAA from the coding sequence ATGACGGCCGGAACCCTGCGTTCCACGGCGTACGATGACCTCCCGTACACGAGGGGTGGAGCCGTGGACCGAACAGAGGTCGGCGCACTGGTCCGGTCCGCCGTCGACGGGGACGCCGCGGCCTGGAAGGCGCTGGTGGAAGGGCTGAGCCCGCTGGTGTGGTCGGTGGTGCGCGCGCACCGGCTCTCGGACGCCGACGGGCACGAGGTCTACCAGACCGTGTGGTTCCGCTTCGCCCAGCACCTGGGCCGGATCCGGGAACCCGACAAGGCCGGTTCCTGGCTGGCCAGTACGGCCCGCCACGAGTGCCTGAAGGTACTCAAGGGACTGGCCCGGCTGACCGTGACCGACGATCCGCTGCTCCTGGACCGGGCCAGCGAGGACCGGACGCCGGAGCAGACGCTGATCGACTCCGAGGAGGCGGCGGACCGGGCCGAACGGGTCCGCCTGCTGTGGCAGGAGCTGGACCAACTGGGCGACCGATGCCGTCAGTTGCTGCGGGTGCTGGTGGCCTCCCCACCGCCCAGCTACGTGGAGATCTCGGCCGCGCTCGGAATCGCGGTCGGCAGTATCGGACCGCTGCGCCAGCGCTGCCTGCGCCGGCTGCGGGCCCGGATGGACGCACGGGGTGCGGCATGA
- a CDS encoding S8/S53 family peptidase, protein MAPQRFHEQFDHIQRSMPGVRLALGPDEDAHYLYEKGVVLARDGEEARIVEDTVRAHFTETRGLLPEHVRRTGPEANRTGVTRIRVGDPAEGDDPVPHALRALREAEDRGGRRLVSRNHVVHIAVNACPGDEPVPVPRSDPANPGAADGVHDPETAVRVLVIDTGLVHDHRAYPLLAHTTGDPQLTETDGDGVLHQYVGHGTFIAGVLAAVAPNTDITVLGTLNDAGAVLESEFGHKLFEAVDRDGWPDVISLSAGTPTEGTDGLIGLDAFMRELRERHTLLVAAAGNNGSATPFWPAAYASLPEYADSVLSVGALRADGAAEACFSNHGPWVRAYAPGERLTSALTGFDTPVPYLYQHSTYDTCRYGHGYACTCQFPRHTGVLSEGRENTGGKPDQVMFEGLAQWSGTSFATPVVAGLVAALMTARGQRDPRTAGARLLADTTDRVDVRGAHVPALRPSTWHPLASPAPALPA, encoded by the coding sequence ATGGCACCACAGCGTTTCCACGAGCAGTTCGACCACATCCAGCGCTCGATGCCCGGCGTACGGCTGGCCCTGGGCCCGGACGAGGACGCCCACTACCTCTACGAGAAGGGTGTCGTCCTCGCCCGGGACGGCGAGGAGGCCCGGATCGTCGAGGACACCGTGCGCGCCCACTTCACCGAGACCCGGGGCCTGTTGCCCGAGCACGTGCGCCGTACCGGCCCGGAGGCCAACCGCACCGGAGTCACCCGCATCCGGGTGGGCGACCCGGCCGAGGGCGACGACCCCGTGCCGCATGCCCTGCGCGCCCTGCGCGAGGCGGAGGACCGCGGGGGCCGCCGGCTGGTCAGCCGCAACCACGTGGTGCACATCGCGGTCAACGCCTGCCCCGGCGACGAACCCGTGCCCGTCCCGCGCTCCGATCCCGCCAACCCCGGTGCCGCGGACGGCGTCCACGACCCGGAGACCGCCGTACGCGTCCTGGTGATCGACACCGGCCTCGTGCACGACCACCGCGCCTACCCGCTCCTCGCCCACACCACGGGCGACCCCCAGCTGACCGAGACCGACGGCGACGGCGTGCTCCACCAGTACGTCGGCCACGGCACGTTCATCGCCGGCGTCCTCGCGGCGGTCGCGCCCAACACCGACATCACCGTCCTGGGCACCCTGAACGACGCGGGTGCCGTCCTGGAGTCCGAGTTCGGGCACAAGCTCTTCGAGGCGGTGGACCGGGACGGCTGGCCCGATGTCATCAGCCTCTCCGCGGGTACGCCCACCGAGGGCACCGACGGACTGATCGGACTGGACGCCTTCATGCGGGAACTGCGCGAGCGGCACACGCTGCTGGTCGCCGCCGCCGGCAACAACGGCAGCGCCACCCCGTTCTGGCCCGCCGCCTACGCCTCCCTGCCCGAGTACGCGGACAGTGTGCTGTCGGTCGGGGCCCTGCGCGCGGACGGCGCGGCCGAGGCGTGCTTCAGCAACCACGGGCCCTGGGTGCGCGCCTACGCCCCCGGGGAGCGCCTGACCAGCGCCCTCACCGGCTTCGACACCCCCGTCCCGTACCTCTACCAGCACTCGACCTACGACACCTGCCGCTACGGCCACGGCTACGCCTGCACCTGCCAGTTCCCGCGCCACACCGGCGTGTTGAGCGAAGGACGGGAGAACACCGGGGGCAAGCCGGACCAGGTGATGTTCGAGGGCCTCGCGCAGTGGAGCGGCACCTCCTTCGCGACCCCCGTCGTCGCCGGCCTGGTCGCGGCCCTCATGACGGCGCGCGGGCAGCGAGACCCGCGCACCGCGGGCGCCCGGCTGCTCGCGGACACCACCGACCGGGTCGACGTGCGCGGGGCGCACGTCCCGGCCCTCCGCCCGTCCACCTGGCACCCCCTCGCGTCCCCGGCCCCCGCCCTGCCCGCATGA
- a CDS encoding CHAT domain-containing protein: MRGVTAGSESVLELLPLVFADPGEARARAERVLDTAAPPLHASVAHQVLGIWQRDFGDLRIALRHLRRARDLAARAESADREADVLATLGVALVHAGRTRQGLASFERGVARGTGHTRARVLFRRAYVWWVLGHHREALEDVRRALPVLRQLGDDIWTARALTLRATVHLALGAVDRAAADFTAAERLWDTTGQEHDKADAVESRGLAAFRSGDIPAALRLLDEAEERYAKLGTPTYMLSERRCEVLMAAGLAPEALAEADAATALLDRIGGQSTRKAELLLAAARAARSAGDAHTAIARAAVAVRLFAAQRRMWWETHARLVLIEARVAAGRRSGRMVADAAAVAERLASFGSPAAPEASLLAGRIALALGWTEDAERHLSVAARSRHGGPPTARVTGWAAQALRARAAGSRRGVLEACRRGLDVLDDHRMTLGASELRAHATAQGAELAALAQEMGLAQGDPRRLLVWSERWRATVLSAPPTRPPADPALLSGLTAYREIAARAEGARMDGRPVPALEREQRRLEREIRSRTRHMRGAAPGSGDRFDVARLLDRLDDARLVELAVVDGRVHVLLCGQGRVRRFDGGPLAEAVAEAEYVQAGLRRLAHPGADARLPLVEAAGTRLQELLLGGAAAHLGPGPVVIVPPGALHRVPWALLPALRDRVLSVSPSAGSWLRARETEPPPDGRAVLVRGPGLATGGAEVVELADRYGGATVLEGDAAQVPRVLAELDGAGLAHLAAHGTFRADSPLFSALRMADGPLIVHDFERLARSPYRIILSSCDTARLASVGADELLGLVTALLPLGTAGVVASSAPVNDAAVVPLMLALHKGLGAGLSLAEALRDARAALPGDAVHQATGWAFAAFGAA, translated from the coding sequence ATGCGAGGCGTGACGGCGGGAAGCGAGTCGGTCCTCGAACTGCTGCCCCTGGTGTTCGCCGACCCGGGCGAGGCCAGGGCGCGCGCCGAGCGGGTGCTGGACACCGCCGCGCCACCGCTGCACGCCAGCGTCGCCCATCAGGTACTGGGCATCTGGCAGCGGGACTTCGGCGACCTGCGCATCGCGCTGCGACATCTGCGGCGGGCCCGGGACCTGGCCGCGCGCGCGGAGTCGGCCGACCGGGAGGCCGATGTGCTCGCGACGCTGGGGGTCGCACTGGTGCACGCGGGGCGCACGCGACAGGGGCTCGCGTCCTTCGAGCGGGGTGTCGCACGCGGCACCGGGCACACCCGGGCCCGGGTGCTGTTCCGGCGGGCGTACGTGTGGTGGGTGCTGGGGCACCACCGGGAGGCGCTGGAGGACGTACGGCGGGCCCTGCCCGTGCTGCGCCAGCTCGGCGACGACATCTGGACCGCGCGGGCGCTGACCCTGCGGGCGACCGTGCATCTGGCGCTCGGCGCGGTGGACCGGGCGGCCGCGGACTTCACGGCGGCGGAGCGGCTGTGGGACACCACCGGCCAGGAGCACGACAAGGCCGACGCCGTGGAGAGCCGGGGGCTCGCCGCGTTCCGGTCCGGGGACATCCCGGCGGCGCTGCGGCTGCTGGACGAGGCCGAGGAGCGGTACGCGAAACTCGGTACGCCCACCTACATGCTGTCCGAGCGGCGCTGCGAGGTGCTGATGGCGGCGGGCCTCGCGCCGGAGGCGCTGGCCGAGGCGGACGCGGCGACGGCGTTGCTGGACCGGATCGGCGGCCAGTCCACCCGCAAGGCCGAGCTGCTGCTCGCCGCGGCCCGGGCCGCCCGGTCGGCCGGGGACGCGCACACCGCGATAGCGCGCGCCGCCGTCGCCGTACGGCTGTTCGCGGCACAGCGGCGGATGTGGTGGGAGACCCATGCGCGGCTGGTGCTGATCGAGGCGCGGGTGGCGGCCGGGCGCCGGTCGGGGCGCATGGTCGCGGACGCGGCGGCGGTCGCCGAGCGGCTGGCCTCCTTCGGCTCGCCCGCCGCGCCCGAGGCGTCCCTGCTGGCGGGCCGGATCGCGCTGGCGCTCGGCTGGACGGAGGACGCGGAACGGCACCTGTCGGTGGCCGCGCGCAGCCGGCACGGCGGTCCGCCGACGGCTCGGGTGACCGGCTGGGCGGCGCAGGCACTCAGGGCGCGGGCGGCCGGTTCCCGGCGGGGGGTGCTGGAGGCCTGCCGGCGCGGCCTGGACGTGCTCGACGACCACCGGATGACGCTGGGCGCCTCGGAGCTGCGGGCCCACGCGACCGCGCAGGGCGCCGAACTCGCCGCGCTCGCACAGGAGATGGGTCTCGCCCAGGGTGATCCGCGGCGGCTGCTGGTGTGGAGCGAGCGCTGGCGGGCGACCGTGCTGTCGGCGCCGCCGACCCGGCCGCCCGCGGATCCGGCGCTGCTGAGCGGTCTGACGGCGTACCGGGAGATCGCCGCCCGCGCGGAGGGCGCCCGGATGGACGGCCGTCCGGTGCCCGCGCTGGAGCGTGAACAGCGGCGCCTGGAGCGGGAGATCCGCTCCCGCACCCGTCACATGCGCGGGGCCGCGCCGGGCAGCGGGGACCGTTTCGACGTGGCTCGGCTGCTGGACCGGCTCGATGACGCCCGGCTGGTGGAACTGGCCGTGGTGGACGGCCGGGTGCACGTCCTGCTGTGCGGGCAGGGCAGGGTACGGCGGTTCGACGGCGGTCCGCTGGCGGAGGCGGTCGCCGAGGCCGAGTACGTGCAGGCCGGGCTGCGGCGGCTCGCGCACCCCGGGGCGGACGCGCGGCTCCCTCTCGTGGAGGCGGCGGGAACGCGCCTCCAGGAACTGCTGCTGGGCGGGGCCGCGGCGCACCTCGGGCCGGGGCCCGTGGTGATCGTGCCGCCGGGGGCTCTGCACCGCGTGCCGTGGGCGCTGCTGCCCGCGCTGCGGGACCGGGTGCTCAGCGTGTCCCCGTCGGCCGGCAGCTGGCTGCGCGCCCGGGAGACGGAGCCGCCGCCGGACGGCCGGGCGGTGCTGGTGCGCGGCCCGGGTCTCGCGACCGGTGGTGCCGAGGTGGTGGAGCTGGCGGACCGGTACGGCGGGGCGACGGTGCTGGAGGGCGACGCGGCGCAGGTGCCGCGGGTGCTGGCGGAACTCGACGGCGCGGGTCTCGCGCACCTTGCGGCGCACGGCACCTTCCGCGCGGACAGTCCCCTGTTCTCCGCGCTGCGCATGGCCGACGGTCCGCTGATCGTGCACGACTTCGAGCGCCTCGCGCGCAGCCCCTACCGGATCATCCTCTCCAGTTGCGACACGGCCCGTCTGGCCTCGGTCGGCGCGGACGAACTCCTCGGCCTGGTCACCGCGTTGCTGCCGCTCGGCACGGCCGGGGTGGTGGCGAGCAGCGCGCCGGTCAACGACGCGGCGGTGGTGCCGCTGATGCTCGCCCTGCACAAGGGCCTCGGAGCGGGCCTGTCCCTGGCCGAGGCCCTGCGCGACGCCCGCGCCGCCCTCCCTGGCGACGCGGTCCACCAGGCGACGGGCTGGGCCTTCGCCGCGTTCGGCGCGGCGTGA